A portion of the Streptomyces sp. NBC_00376 genome contains these proteins:
- a CDS encoding MbtH family protein gives MTGADYRVVVNHEQQYSIWPVDRELAPGWSDEGTHGTKDECLAHIGEIWTDLRPLSLVRQMGE, from the coding sequence ATGACCGGGGCTGATTACCGAGTGGTCGTGAACCACGAGCAGCAGTACAGCATCTGGCCCGTCGACCGGGAACTCGCACCGGGCTGGTCCGACGAAGGCACGCACGGCACCAAGGACGAGTGCCTCGCCCACATCGGCGAGATCTGGACCGACCTGCGCCCGTTGAGCCTCGTCAGGCAGATGGGCGAGTGA
- a CDS encoding class I SAM-dependent methyltransferase, translating to MAIAEEPDGGGGQRLQVSVVPAERALQKMRRSVQERRLDEWRMIYGSVYEAQPDSQEFGENFSEWTSSYDRQPIARTEMEEWRAGTVDTILGMRPRRVLEMGAGSGLILSRVAPRCESYWATDLSRDAVDILARAVGRNPQLSGVVELRNQPAHDFTGLPSGYFDTVVLNSVIQYFPDADYLADVIEGALAALAPGGFILLGDVRNRRLRHSLYAAAELYRSGPGATAESVRRAMEQQLLKERELLLDPEFFTGLPARFEDVSLVDVRLRRGIHHNELTRYRYDVLIGRGPARALPLDNSVRPTWGAEIGSIAELENFLTRENPALLRLNGIPNARVRSETGALRALEEGASMSSVMEILRDTRAPGSGLDPEECHTLGKRLGYAVRTTWSAGNADGDFDVAFALPSRIPADTYFSLSPSAAGSASSSEQSASVLDSESTAIYAASLQAYLAKMFENIPLPQTTFVITEEIPDDRG from the coding sequence GTGGCCATTGCGGAAGAGCCGGACGGTGGGGGCGGGCAACGCCTTCAGGTATCGGTGGTCCCGGCCGAACGCGCACTGCAGAAGATGCGCAGATCCGTTCAGGAGCGTCGCCTCGACGAGTGGCGCATGATTTACGGTTCGGTCTATGAGGCTCAGCCGGATTCTCAGGAATTCGGTGAGAACTTCTCGGAATGGACCAGCAGTTACGACCGGCAGCCCATAGCCCGCACGGAGATGGAGGAGTGGCGTGCCGGTACGGTCGACACCATTCTGGGGATGCGGCCCCGCCGGGTCCTTGAGATGGGCGCCGGCTCCGGGCTGATCCTCTCCCGGGTGGCACCCCGGTGCGAGAGCTACTGGGCCACCGACCTCAGCCGCGACGCGGTGGACATCCTGGCCCGTGCCGTCGGGAGAAACCCGCAGCTCAGCGGCGTGGTCGAACTGAGGAACCAGCCGGCGCACGATTTCACTGGCCTCCCGTCCGGCTACTTCGACACCGTCGTCCTCAATTCGGTCATCCAGTACTTTCCCGACGCCGACTACCTCGCCGATGTGATCGAGGGCGCTCTCGCCGCCCTTGCCCCCGGCGGGTTCATCCTGCTGGGCGACGTCAGGAACCGCCGACTGCGGCACAGCCTGTACGCCGCCGCCGAGCTCTACCGGTCCGGCCCCGGCGCCACCGCCGAGAGCGTCCGGCGCGCCATGGAACAGCAGCTGCTGAAGGAGCGCGAGCTCCTCCTGGACCCGGAGTTCTTCACCGGATTGCCGGCCCGGTTCGAGGATGTTTCCCTGGTCGATGTCCGGCTGCGCCGTGGAATCCATCACAATGAACTGACCCGCTATCGATACGATGTGCTCATCGGCCGCGGTCCGGCCCGGGCGCTCCCACTCGATAATTCGGTCCGGCCGACGTGGGGAGCGGAGATCGGCAGTATCGCCGAACTGGAAAATTTCCTCACCCGGGAGAATCCCGCCCTGCTGCGCCTGAACGGCATACCCAATGCGCGGGTCAGGAGCGAGACCGGTGCCCTACGGGCTCTCGAAGAGGGCGCGTCCATGAGTTCTGTCATGGAAATACTGCGCGATACCCGTGCACCGGGATCCGGGCTCGACCCAGAAGAATGTCATACGCTGGGAAAGCGCCTCGGATATGCTGTGCGGACAACCTGGTCGGCCGGAAACGCAGATGGTGACTTCGATGTCGCTTTCGCTCTTCCTTCCCGTATTCCAGCGGACACGTATTTCTCCCTGAGCCCCTCCGCTGCCGGTTCCGCGTCTTCTTCCGAGCAGAGTGCCTCTGTCCTCGACAGCGAGAGCACCGCCATATACGCGGCATCGCTCCAGGCATATCTGGCGAAGATGTTCGAGAACATCCCGCTTCCCCAGACCACGTTTGTGATAACGGAGGAAATTCCTGATGACCGGGGCTGA
- a CDS encoding MupA/Atu3671 family FMN-dependent luciferase-like monooxygenase gives MDFSLFYFSADSAGSEQDRYELLREGARFADTHDFSAVWTPERHFHQFGGLYPNPAVTGAAVAAMTERIGIRAGSVVAPTHEPARIAEEWSVVDNLSRGRVGVSFASGWSAIDFAFTPDNYPRRKDLMFEYTQEVRRLWRGEPLYVLDGAGDPTEVKVFPPPVQPELPVWITSSGDVDTFRRAGQIGAGLLTHLLGQDPDELRGKIEEYRAAFREATGGGRGHVALMVHTFLGDDEDAIREQVRGPLSDYLRSSLDLFVGSRSVAALKLDPSAMRSADTDFLVERAFERYFNESGLLGSVSKAQRVVERLRGTGVDEMACLIDFGLPNSDVLDGLKHLDQLRLACTA, from the coding sequence ATGGACTTCAGCCTCTTCTATTTCTCTGCCGATAGTGCCGGAAGCGAACAGGACCGCTACGAGTTACTCCGTGAAGGTGCGCGGTTCGCCGACACACACGACTTCTCAGCGGTATGGACACCGGAACGCCACTTCCATCAATTCGGTGGGCTCTACCCGAACCCGGCGGTGACCGGCGCGGCCGTCGCCGCCATGACGGAGCGGATCGGGATCCGGGCCGGCAGCGTCGTGGCCCCGACCCACGAGCCGGCCCGCATCGCCGAGGAGTGGTCCGTGGTCGACAACCTCTCCCGCGGCCGGGTCGGTGTCTCCTTCGCCTCCGGCTGGAGCGCCATCGACTTCGCCTTCACGCCCGACAACTATCCGCGGCGCAAGGACCTGATGTTCGAGTACACCCAGGAGGTCCGCCGACTGTGGCGCGGCGAGCCGCTGTACGTACTCGACGGGGCCGGCGACCCCACCGAGGTGAAGGTGTTCCCGCCGCCCGTCCAGCCCGAGCTTCCGGTCTGGATCACCAGCAGCGGAGACGTGGACACCTTCCGGCGCGCGGGGCAGATCGGTGCCGGACTGCTCACGCATCTCCTGGGGCAGGACCCCGACGAACTGCGCGGCAAGATCGAGGAGTACCGCGCCGCGTTCCGTGAGGCCACCGGCGGCGGCCGCGGCCATGTGGCCCTGATGGTGCACACCTTCCTCGGCGATGACGAGGACGCGATCCGCGAGCAGGTCCGGGGCCCGCTCTCCGACTACCTGCGCAGCTCCCTCGACCTGTTCGTGGGCTCCCGCAGCGTCGCCGCCCTCAAGCTCGACCCGTCGGCCATGCGCTCGGCCGATACCGACTTCCTCGTCGAGCGCGCCTTCGAGCGGTACTTCAACGAGAGCGGCCTGCTCGGCAGCGTGTCCAAGGCACAGCGCGTCGTCGAGCGACTGCGCGGAACCGGGGTGGACGAAATGGCCTGCCTGATCGACTTCGGACTGCCCAACTCCGATGTCCTCGACGGTCTCAAGCACCTGGACCAGCTCCGCCTGGCCTGTACCGCCTGA
- a CDS encoding GNAT family N-acetyltransferase, translating into MTATIRTATPADDPALAALWRRCFDAPHIVDLHALDPHRHRHTFVAQNAAGDGIDAVVVYVPRRIRDAHGTPQRVGGIGSVATRPEARGQGLVRRLLVAAEQTMTAEQCAWSLLFTGTPGVYRGSGWQEFGSTYTEGRLAPSPAAGTFRIRAATARDAGELAALHHAYNAARPLSSVRAAEDWAVRVPAWYGPVERSLVAQDPASGALVGMLVTQHEGEYLEVREFAGTPECLGELYAAAGERGRETGLSRVRVRLPDGPGVRAALPALMADARQVTEHVGMARPLLATEESVRATVTAPGAVHWYGDCF; encoded by the coding sequence GTGACCGCCACGATCCGCACCGCCACCCCGGCCGACGACCCGGCACTGGCCGCCCTGTGGCGGCGCTGCTTCGACGCCCCGCACATCGTCGACCTGCACGCCCTCGACCCGCACCGCCACCGGCACACCTTCGTCGCGCAGAACGCCGCGGGCGACGGGATCGACGCGGTCGTCGTCTACGTACCGAGGCGGATCCGTGACGCGCACGGCACCCCGCAGCGGGTCGGCGGCATCGGCAGCGTCGCCACCCGTCCCGAGGCCCGCGGCCAGGGTCTCGTGCGGCGGCTGCTGGTGGCGGCGGAGCAGACGATGACGGCCGAACAGTGTGCCTGGTCACTGCTGTTCACCGGGACGCCGGGCGTCTACCGGGGCTCGGGATGGCAGGAGTTCGGCAGTACGTACACCGAGGGGCGGCTCGCGCCCTCGCCCGCCGCCGGGACGTTCCGGATCCGCGCCGCCACCGCGCGGGACGCCGGGGAGTTGGCCGCGCTGCACCACGCGTACAACGCGGCCCGGCCGCTCAGCTCGGTGCGGGCGGCCGAGGACTGGGCGGTGCGGGTGCCCGCCTGGTACGGCCCGGTCGAGCGCTCGCTCGTGGCGCAGGACCCGGCGTCGGGGGCGCTCGTCGGCATGCTCGTGACCCAGCACGAGGGGGAGTACCTGGAGGTGCGGGAGTTCGCCGGCACCCCGGAGTGCCTGGGCGAGCTGTACGCCGCCGCGGGCGAACGGGGCCGGGAGACAGGGCTGAGCCGGGTCCGGGTCCGGCTCCCCGACGGCCCCGGGGTCCGGGCCGCGCTGCCGGCCCTGATGGCGGACGCCCGGCAGGTGACGGAGCACGTGGGCATGGCGCGCCCGCTGCTCGCCACCGAGGAGTCGGTGCGGGCCACGGTCACGGCGCCCGGAGCCGTCCACTGGTACGGCGACTGCTTCTAG
- a CDS encoding DUF6002 family protein translates to MSVTSFDGSASARSANLILDHYAQVGRAIGGIVGDIGPARDDAASFKPGFRLPELDDDLRRFFAAATVEWHELGGYGEHRLHLMDLTGNPGTGTTKTFPSLLMVARAVEYIRRYDESVTIFSPTSANKGTALRDAVLRAIDAGLVTPEQLRVVIVAPASCRSKLRDSRLSQDPTLRALNPMFLYTGQESEQVKAVGREFVDMYATEASKHLDTRLWYSLELSNYLVADTARAFFEQRALPDGGAGRVHAHAVSSAFGLLGYHEGRAALERAGLADESARPESLLVQHLGTPDMVLNLAHGDFSRDGMPAYELRDGLYHQSADPRFPQVTADPGEVLDPTFYTHRPVTSPAMNELIRRYGGNGIVVSGEECRERYEGLRDRLSGTGCALPADPAALREQSLVMALTGVMNAVDRGLIGGTGKDIVVHGSGAYSTSDYQPLEHFTEISGPQDIASALCGRA, encoded by the coding sequence ATGTCCGTGACCAGCTTCGACGGGTCCGCTTCCGCACGGTCGGCCAACCTCATTCTCGACCACTACGCCCAGGTCGGACGGGCGATCGGGGGGATCGTCGGCGACATCGGTCCGGCACGCGACGACGCCGCCTCGTTCAAGCCCGGCTTCCGGCTGCCCGAGCTCGACGACGACCTGCGGCGCTTCTTCGCCGCCGCCACCGTCGAGTGGCACGAGCTGGGCGGCTACGGCGAGCACCGCCTGCACCTGATGGACCTGACCGGCAACCCCGGCACGGGCACCACCAAGACATTCCCGTCGCTGCTGATGGTGGCGCGCGCGGTCGAGTACATCCGCCGCTACGACGAGAGCGTCACGATCTTCTCCCCGACGTCGGCCAACAAGGGCACCGCACTGCGCGACGCGGTACTGCGTGCCATCGACGCCGGTCTGGTCACGCCGGAACAGCTGCGCGTGGTCATCGTCGCCCCGGCCTCCTGCCGGTCGAAGCTGCGCGACAGCCGGCTGTCGCAGGACCCGACGCTGCGCGCGCTGAACCCGATGTTCCTCTACACCGGACAGGAGTCCGAGCAGGTCAAGGCCGTCGGCCGGGAGTTCGTCGACATGTACGCCACCGAGGCGTCCAAGCACCTCGACACCCGCCTCTGGTACTCCCTGGAACTGTCCAACTACCTGGTCGCCGACACCGCACGGGCCTTCTTCGAGCAGCGGGCCCTCCCGGACGGCGGGGCCGGCCGGGTCCACGCGCACGCCGTGTCCAGCGCCTTCGGCCTGCTCGGCTACCACGAGGGCCGCGCCGCACTGGAGCGGGCCGGGCTGGCCGACGAGAGCGCCCGGCCGGAGAGCCTGCTCGTCCAGCACCTGGGCACCCCGGACATGGTGCTGAACCTGGCGCACGGCGACTTCAGCCGCGACGGCATGCCCGCCTACGAGCTCAGGGACGGTCTGTACCACCAGTCCGCCGACCCGCGCTTCCCCCAGGTCACCGCCGACCCCGGCGAGGTGCTCGACCCGACCTTCTACACCCACCGTCCGGTCACCTCGCCCGCCATGAACGAGCTGATCCGCCGGTACGGCGGCAACGGCATCGTGGTCTCCGGCGAGGAGTGCCGGGAGCGCTACGAAGGGCTGCGGGACCGGCTCTCCGGCACCGGCTGCGCACTGCCCGCGGACCCCGCGGCGCTGCGTGAGCAGTCACTGGTCATGGCCCTGACCGGAGTGATGAACGCCGTCGACCGCGGCCTGATCGGCGGCACCGGAAAGGACATCGTCGTGCACGGATCGGGTGCCTACTCCACGTCCGACTACCAGCCACTGGAGCACTTCACCGAGATCTCCGGCCCGCAGGACATCGCGTCCGCCCTCTGCGGCCGCGCGTGA
- a CDS encoding DUF885 family protein, with product MSRTPDELRLLAADFWHWRAATAPDSGDDLPRLERPPGWAPDWSAGAVADRRRRMEQWYERHRRLDVADEPVSVQVDFRLLGCALDRVHWELELLRGWQRDPCFYIDQSLVPVYNLLLVSTPFTAERTDAVVRLLHHVPQVLLQARENLADTAAKPFAVAALRKLADADSALTTAMSALVPYLPAAQAAGLPAAAERAATAVREFAGWLREALDGFNAEGAAGRAAVEFLLHRVSLLPYGADRLREQAKQEWTRAVATEAVLRQRLRGHAGTEKQHSAAEQLTLARTQEHEMRRFYRERGLLGQPESLRHYRFAVCPPYLAPLTWLGVPDDLTSPSRAHEDAVRYVPADSDTELPYFERAAAIDPRTAIVHEGVHAQQLALSWAHPNPARRHFYDSVPNEGVAFYNEELMLLSGACDASPTGTEFIANAMRLRSLRVEIDLGLALGELTIDEATGLLCRLVPMDEATAWAEAVFFLGNPGQGLSYQTGKLQLLELLAEAAGRDGFGLEEFHDRLWREGNTPFALQRWELLGLRDQLDAADRLAGATGD from the coding sequence ATGTCGCGAACGCCGGACGAACTCCGGCTCCTCGCCGCGGATTTCTGGCACTGGCGGGCGGCGACCGCTCCCGACTCCGGCGACGACCTGCCGCGTCTGGAGCGCCCGCCCGGCTGGGCACCCGACTGGTCGGCGGGCGCCGTCGCGGACCGCCGACGGCGCATGGAACAGTGGTACGAGCGCCACCGCCGCCTGGACGTCGCCGATGAACCGGTCTCCGTACAGGTCGACTTCCGCCTCCTGGGATGCGCGCTCGACCGGGTGCACTGGGAGCTGGAACTGCTGCGTGGCTGGCAGCGCGATCCCTGTTTCTACATCGACCAGAGCCTGGTCCCCGTCTACAACCTGCTGCTGGTCTCCACACCGTTCACGGCCGAACGGACGGACGCTGTGGTCCGGTTGCTGCACCACGTGCCGCAGGTGCTGCTCCAGGCGCGGGAGAACCTGGCGGACACCGCGGCCAAGCCGTTCGCGGTGGCCGCCCTGCGCAAGCTCGCCGACGCCGACAGCGCGCTCACCACCGCGATGAGCGCACTGGTCCCGTACCTGCCGGCCGCGCAGGCGGCCGGTCTGCCCGCCGCCGCCGAGCGGGCCGCCACTGCGGTCCGGGAGTTCGCCGGCTGGCTGCGCGAGGCCCTCGACGGGTTCAATGCCGAGGGTGCGGCGGGGCGTGCGGCCGTCGAGTTCCTGCTGCACCGCGTCTCGCTGCTGCCGTACGGTGCGGACCGGCTGCGCGAGCAGGCCAAGCAGGAGTGGACCCGCGCCGTGGCGACGGAAGCCGTTCTGCGGCAGCGGCTGCGCGGCCACGCCGGGACCGAGAAGCAGCACAGTGCGGCCGAGCAGCTCACGCTGGCGCGGACCCAGGAGCACGAGATGCGCCGCTTCTACCGCGAGCGCGGTCTCCTGGGCCAGCCCGAGTCCCTGCGCCATTACCGCTTCGCGGTCTGCCCTCCCTACCTGGCCCCCCTGACCTGGCTCGGCGTCCCCGACGACCTGACCTCGCCGTCGCGCGCCCATGAGGACGCCGTACGTTACGTCCCCGCCGATTCGGACACGGAACTGCCGTACTTCGAACGGGCCGCGGCGATCGACCCCCGGACGGCGATCGTCCACGAGGGCGTCCACGCTCAGCAGTTGGCCCTCTCCTGGGCCCACCCGAATCCGGCTCGCCGGCACTTCTACGACTCCGTGCCCAACGAGGGGGTCGCGTTCTACAACGAGGAGTTGATGCTGCTCTCGGGCGCCTGCGACGCCAGCCCGACCGGCACCGAGTTCATCGCCAACGCCATGCGCCTGCGATCGCTGCGGGTCGAGATCGACCTCGGTCTCGCCCTCGGCGAGCTCACCATCGACGAGGCCACCGGTCTGCTGTGCCGACTGGTGCCGATGGACGAGGCGACGGCCTGGGCCGAGGCGGTGTTCTTCCTCGGCAACCCGGGCCAGGGGCTGAGCTACCAGACGGGAAAGCTGCAACTCCTGGAACTGCTCGCCGAGGCGGCGGGGCGGGACGGCTTCGGCCTGGAGGAGTTCCACGACCGGCTGTGGCGGGAGGGGAACACTCCCTTCGCGCTCCAGCGCTGGGAGCTGCTCGGCCTGAGGGATCAGCTCGACGCGGCGGACCGCCTCGCCGGCGCCACCGGTGACTGA
- a CDS encoding DUF5995 family protein translates to MAQFEQLHSSVPGIASVIERMRAFSSAWAPVGGAEDGVAVFNRIYLAVTETVRQQIDGGAFPDRRAAETLDVRFAERYLSAVDASAAGERTPDCWHPLFRYRHRPGVRPLQFALSGINAHIGHDLPLAVVDTCRTLGCAPPDLEEEYDRVGDLLLMLEERIREDLMPGPDLLELADPLTHLFGSWSLERAREAAWSAALVLWRLRDVPLLAEEFRRRLDAGAGLVGRFLLTPCR, encoded by the coding sequence ATGGCGCAGTTCGAGCAGTTGCACAGCTCCGTCCCCGGCATCGCCTCCGTGATCGAGCGGATGCGCGCGTTCAGTTCCGCCTGGGCGCCGGTGGGCGGGGCCGAGGACGGGGTGGCGGTCTTCAACCGCATCTATCTGGCGGTCACCGAGACCGTCCGGCAGCAGATCGACGGCGGCGCGTTCCCCGACCGGCGGGCCGCCGAGACGCTGGATGTGCGGTTCGCCGAGCGCTATCTGTCGGCGGTCGACGCCTCGGCGGCGGGAGAGCGGACGCCCGACTGCTGGCATCCGCTCTTCCGGTACCGGCACCGTCCCGGTGTACGGCCGCTGCAGTTCGCCCTGTCCGGCATCAACGCGCACATCGGCCACGACCTGCCGCTCGCCGTCGTGGACACCTGCCGCACGCTCGGCTGCGCCCCGCCCGATCTGGAGGAGGAGTACGACCGGGTGGGCGATCTCCTGCTGATGCTGGAGGAGCGGATCCGGGAGGACCTGATGCCGGGCCCCGACCTGCTGGAACTGGCGGACCCGCTCACTCATCTGTTCGGCTCGTGGAGTCTGGAACGGGCCCGCGAGGCGGCCTGGTCGGCGGCGCTGGTGCTGTGGCGGCTGCGTGACGTGCCTTTGCTCGCCGAGGAGTTCCGCCGCCGCCTGGACGCGGGGGCCGGTCTTGTGGGGCGCTTCCTGCTCACTCCCTGCCGCTGA